The following are encoded together in the Magnetospirillum gryphiswaldense MSR-1 v2 genome:
- a CDS encoding P-II family nitrogen regulator — MKLIMAIIKPFKLDEVREALTPLGVQGLTVSEVKGFGRQKGQTEIYRGAEYVVNFLPKVKIEVAVNDEIVDRVIEAIQTAARTGKIGDGKVFVMDISQAYRIRTGEANSEAL, encoded by the coding sequence ATGAAGCTGATCATGGCCATCATCAAGCCCTTCAAGCTGGACGAGGTGCGTGAAGCCCTCACCCCGTTGGGAGTCCAGGGTCTGACCGTGAGCGAGGTCAAGGGCTTCGGCCGGCAGAAGGGCCAGACCGAAATCTACCGCGGCGCCGAGTACGTGGTGAATTTCCTGCCCAAGGTGAAGATCGAAGTGGCCGTCAACGACGAGATCGTCGATCGCGTCATCGAGGCGATCCAGACCGCCGCCCGCACCGGCAAGATCGGTGACGGCAAGGTTTTCGTCATGGATATCAGCCAAGCCTATCGTATCCGCACCGGCGAGGCCAATTCGGAAGCGCTGTAA
- a CDS encoding ammonium transporter → MNQGLKKVMASAGMAFASMFVAGAALAEEAAAAAAPVPVLDSGSTAWMLTSTVLVLMMTIPGLALFYGGMVRKKNILATMMQSFAITALVSVLWVLVGYSLAFAEGTPYVGGLGKALLAGVEVASLTGVIPETVFIVFQMTFAIITPALITGAFADRMKFSSMLVFMGLWVLVVYAPVCHWVWGGGFLGKDGVLDYAGGTVVHINAGIAGLVAAVVLGPRKGFGTDNLAPANLSLAIIGASLLWVGWFGFNAGSAAAADGRAGMAMLVTQVAAAAATLGWIFAEWILRKKPSVLGAISGAVAGLVAITPASGFVGVGGALIIGAVAGVVCFWGATGLKHALKYDDSLDAFGVHGIGGIVGAILTGVFAVEAIGGTPGLLEGNAGQVLTQLYGIVATIVWSAVASFILLKVIDLVIGLRVTPDEEREGLDLSLHGESIH, encoded by the coding sequence ATGAACCAAGGTTTGAAAAAGGTAATGGCCAGCGCCGGAATGGCGTTTGCCTCGATGTTTGTGGCCGGCGCGGCGCTGGCCGAGGAAGCGGCGGCTGCCGCCGCTCCGGTTCCGGTGTTGGATTCGGGCAGCACCGCCTGGATGCTGACCTCGACGGTGCTGGTGCTGATGATGACCATCCCCGGCCTCGCGCTGTTCTACGGCGGCATGGTGCGCAAGAAGAACATCCTGGCGACCATGATGCAGAGCTTCGCCATCACCGCCTTGGTGTCGGTGCTGTGGGTTCTGGTCGGTTACAGCCTGGCTTTCGCCGAAGGCACCCCCTATGTGGGCGGCCTGGGCAAGGCTTTGCTGGCCGGGGTCGAGGTCGCTTCGCTGACCGGCGTCATCCCGGAAACCGTGTTCATCGTCTTCCAGATGACCTTCGCCATCATCACCCCGGCGCTGATCACCGGCGCCTTCGCCGACCGCATGAAGTTCTCGTCCATGCTGGTGTTCATGGGCCTGTGGGTTCTGGTGGTTTATGCCCCGGTGTGCCATTGGGTCTGGGGCGGTGGTTTCCTGGGCAAGGACGGCGTGCTTGATTATGCCGGCGGCACCGTGGTCCACATCAATGCCGGCATCGCCGGTCTGGTGGCGGCCGTGGTTCTGGGCCCGCGCAAGGGCTTCGGCACCGACAACCTGGCTCCGGCCAATCTGTCGCTGGCCATCATCGGCGCCTCGCTGCTGTGGGTGGGTTGGTTCGGCTTCAACGCCGGTTCCGCCGCCGCCGCCGACGGCCGTGCCGGCATGGCCATGCTGGTGACCCAGGTCGCCGCCGCCGCCGCCACCTTGGGCTGGATCTTCGCCGAATGGATTCTGCGCAAGAAGCCGTCCGTTCTGGGCGCCATCTCGGGCGCGGTGGCCGGTCTGGTCGCCATCACCCCGGCGTCCGGCTTCGTCGGTGTCGGTGGGGCCTTGATCATCGGCGCCGTCGCCGGCGTGGTCTGCTTCTGGGGCGCCACCGGCCTCAAGCATGCGCTGAAGTATGACGACAGCCTGGACGCCTTCGGCGTGCACGGCATCGGCGGCATCGTCGGCGCCATCCTGACCGGCGTCTTCGCCGTCGAAGCCATCGGCGGTACCCCCGGCCTGCTGGAAGGCAATGCAGGTCAGGTGCTGACCCAGCTCTACGGCATCGTCGCCACCATCGTCTGGTCGGCGGTCGCTTCCTTCATCCTGTTGAAGGTGATCGATCTGGTCATCGGCCTGCGCGTCACCCCCGACGAGGAACGCGAAGGTCTCGACCTGTCGCTGCACGGCGAATCGATCCACTAA
- a CDS encoding HlyC/CorC family transporter, translating into MDELTLTLLVIFVLLIASAFFSGSETALTAVSRPAMHQLEQDGSHRAKRVNRLIATRDRLIGALLLGNNMVNILASSLATGAMVALFGDAGIAYATIGMTVIVVMFGEVLPKTYAIYNVNKVALFVSGPVTVVTELLGPLVKAIEVVARLFFRLFGAKYATDVSIETAMMELRGAIEVHTSQDEVQEERRMLRSILELGDVEVGEVMTHRKSTITIDADLPPAEIVDQILGSPFTRIPLWRNDADNIIGVVHAKDVLRAVRALGGELDSLDVAELAADPWFIPDSTTLLEQLQAFRARREHFALVVDEYGALMGVVTLEDILEEIVGDIADEHDVTVAGVRPQTDGSFVVDGSVTIRDLNRQFEWRLPDDQATTIAGLLLHESRQIPNVGQVFRFYGFRFEVVRRQRNQITTIRILPPSTVVEE; encoded by the coding sequence ATGGACGAGTTGACCCTGACCTTGCTGGTGATCTTCGTCCTGCTGATCGCCTCGGCATTCTTTTCAGGGTCGGAAACGGCGCTGACCGCCGTGTCGCGCCCGGCCATGCACCAATTGGAACAAGACGGCAGCCACCGGGCCAAGCGGGTCAACCGCCTGATCGCCACCCGCGACCGCCTGATCGGCGCCCTGCTTCTGGGCAACAACATGGTCAACATCCTGGCCTCGTCACTGGCGACGGGAGCGATGGTGGCGCTGTTCGGCGATGCCGGCATCGCCTATGCCACCATCGGCATGACTGTGATCGTGGTCATGTTCGGCGAGGTGTTGCCCAAGACCTATGCCATCTACAACGTCAACAAAGTGGCGCTGTTCGTGTCCGGTCCGGTCACCGTGGTGACTGAACTTTTGGGGCCGCTGGTCAAGGCCATCGAGGTGGTGGCGCGCCTGTTCTTCCGCCTGTTCGGGGCCAAATACGCGACCGACGTTTCCATCGAAACCGCCATGATGGAATTGCGCGGCGCCATCGAGGTGCATACCAGCCAGGACGAAGTGCAGGAGGAACGCCGCATGCTGCGGTCCATCCTGGAACTGGGCGACGTGGAAGTGGGCGAGGTGATGACCCACCGCAAATCCACCATCACCATCGACGCTGACCTGCCGCCGGCTGAAATCGTCGATCAGATTCTGGGCAGCCCGTTCACCCGCATCCCCTTGTGGCGCAATGATGCCGACAACATCATCGGCGTCGTCCACGCCAAGGATGTGCTGCGGGCGGTGCGCGCCTTGGGCGGCGAGTTGGATAGTCTGGACGTGGCCGAGCTGGCCGCCGATCCCTGGTTCATCCCCGATTCCACCACATTGTTGGAGCAGCTTCAGGCCTTCCGCGCCCGACGTGAGCATTTCGCCCTGGTGGTGGATGAATACGGCGCCCTGATGGGGGTGGTGACCTTGGAAGACATCCTGGAGGAAATCGTCGGCGACATCGCCGACGAACACGACGTCACCGTCGCCGGCGTCCGCCCGCAGACCGACGGCTCGTTCGTGGTCGACGGCAGCGTCACCATCCGCGATCTCAATCGCCAGTTCGAGTGGCGCCTGCCCGACGACCAAGCCACCACCATCGCCGGCCTGCTGCTGCATGAAAGCCGGCAAATCCCTAATGTGGGACAGGTGTTCCGCTTTTACGGCTTCCGCTTCGAGGTGGTGCGCCGGCAGCGTAATCAGATCACCACCATTCGGATATTGCCGCCCAGCACTGTCGTCGAGGAATAA
- a CDS encoding shikimate kinase, translated as MAKQGQCIGVAPADQSRLGSHLDRTVVLVGLMGAGKSCVGRRLAARLGLSFIDSDVEFETAAGCSISDYFAKHGEAAFRDGERKVIARLMEGTPCILATGGGAFIDPETRDRIKQSALSVWIRADLDLLVKRTSGRDHRPLLKTGDPREILSRLMEARYPIYAEADIIVDSTDEPPEVTVAKICQELENRL; from the coding sequence ATGGCGAAACAGGGGCAGTGTATCGGCGTCGCCCCCGCGGATCAATCTCGGCTGGGGTCGCATCTTGACCGTACCGTCGTTCTGGTCGGGCTGATGGGGGCGGGAAAGTCCTGTGTCGGGCGCCGACTGGCGGCGCGGCTGGGTTTGTCCTTCATCGATTCCGACGTCGAATTCGAGACCGCCGCCGGCTGCTCCATCAGTGATTATTTCGCCAAACACGGCGAAGCCGCCTTTCGCGATGGCGAACGCAAGGTCATCGCCCGGCTGATGGAAGGCACCCCGTGTATCCTGGCCACCGGCGGCGGCGCCTTCATCGACCCGGAGACGCGCGACCGTATCAAGCAATCGGCACTGTCGGTGTGGATCAGGGCCGATCTGGACCTGCTGGTCAAGCGCACCTCGGGACGCGACCACCGCCCGCTGCTGAAGACCGGCGACCCGCGCGAAATTCTGTCGCGGCTGATGGAGGCGCGCTATCCCATCTATGCCGAGGCCGATATCATCGTCGATTCCACTGACGAACCGCCGGAAGTCACCGTCGCCAAGATTTGCCAGGAACTGGAGAACCGCCTATGA
- the dnaQ gene encoding DNA polymerase III subunit epsilon: protein MREIVLDTETTGFDPLTGHRIVEIGCVELFNHLPTGKVYHQYVNPERDMPEEAFKVHGLSEQFLSDKPVFAEIVADFMDFIGDAILVIHNAEFDMRFINAELSRLGFQPLPMSRSIDTVAMARKKFPGAQANLDALCRRFEIDNTHRSFHGALLDSELLAEVYLQLIGGRQPGLELGLLGGNGKGGGGPVLERVKREPRPHAALPEELEAHAAFVGKLKKALWLREPE, encoded by the coding sequence ATGCGTGAAATTGTGCTTGATACGGAAACCACCGGCTTCGATCCGCTGACCGGCCATCGCATCGTCGAAATCGGCTGTGTCGAGCTGTTCAACCACTTGCCCACCGGCAAGGTCTATCACCAATACGTCAACCCCGAGCGCGACATGCCGGAAGAGGCGTTCAAGGTGCACGGCCTGTCCGAGCAATTCCTGTCGGACAAGCCGGTCTTCGCTGAAATCGTCGCCGATTTCATGGACTTCATCGGCGACGCCATCCTGGTGATTCATAACGCTGAATTCGACATGCGTTTCATCAATGCCGAGCTGTCGCGGCTGGGTTTCCAACCTTTACCCATGAGCCGCTCCATCGATACCGTGGCCATGGCGCGCAAGAAGTTCCCTGGTGCTCAGGCCAATCTCGACGCCCTGTGCCGTCGCTTTGAAATCGACAACACCCACCGTTCCTTCCACGGCGCGCTGTTGGATTCGGAATTGCTGGCCGAGGTCTATCTGCAACTGATCGGCGGACGCCAGCCCGGTTTGGAACTGGGACTTCTGGGCGGCAACGGCAAGGGCGGCGGCGGTCCGGTGCTGGAACGGGTCAAGCGCGAACCGCGTCCGCACGCGGCCCTGCCGGAGGAACTGGAGGCGCATGCGGCCTTTGTCGGCAAACTGAAGAAAGCCCTCTGGCTGCGCGAGCCGGAGTAA
- the aroB gene encoding 3-dehydroquinate synthase yields the protein MSIDRLHMELGDRGYDILIGSGLLDQTGALMAPVMRGKRAFVVTDDQVGPVYLDRVLASLDKAGIAHDHTQITHGEHSKDFAHLEALVESMLDARCERSTMIIALGGGVVGDLTGFAAAILQRGVDFVQIPTTLLAQVDSSVGGKTGINTKKGKNLVGAFHQPRLVLADISVLDTLPRRQVLAGYAEVVKYGCIDDADFFTWLEANGDKVIDGDVAARRYAVAISCRAKARIVAADEREGGIRALLNLGHTFGHALEAETGYGDEILHGEAVALGMIMAFRLSARMGLAPVADADRLEGHLAAMGMPTRLSKQRHWNVERLVHHMAGDKKVKDGKITFVLARGIGKSFLTPEVPQQAVHDMLAEFIGA from the coding sequence ATGAGCATCGACCGCCTGCACATGGAATTGGGCGACCGCGGATACGATATCCTGATCGGCTCCGGCCTGCTGGACCAGACCGGAGCGCTGATGGCCCCGGTGATGCGCGGCAAACGCGCCTTCGTCGTCACCGATGATCAAGTCGGCCCGGTCTATCTGGATCGGGTGCTGGCCTCGCTCGACAAGGCCGGCATCGCTCACGACCACACCCAGATCACCCACGGCGAACACAGCAAGGATTTCGCCCATCTGGAAGCCTTGGTAGAGTCCATGCTGGACGCGCGCTGCGAACGCTCCACCATGATCATCGCCTTGGGCGGCGGCGTCGTCGGCGATCTCACCGGTTTCGCCGCCGCCATCTTGCAGCGCGGCGTCGATTTCGTCCAAATCCCCACCACGCTTCTGGCCCAGGTGGATTCATCGGTGGGTGGCAAGACCGGCATCAACACCAAGAAGGGCAAGAATCTGGTGGGCGCCTTCCACCAACCGCGTCTGGTACTGGCCGATATTTCCGTCCTCGACACTCTGCCGCGCCGTCAGGTGCTGGCCGGCTATGCCGAGGTGGTCAAATACGGTTGCATCGACGATGCCGATTTCTTCACTTGGTTGGAAGCCAATGGCGATAAGGTCATCGACGGCGACGTCGCCGCCCGCCGCTACGCCGTGGCCATTTCCTGCCGGGCCAAGGCCCGCATCGTCGCCGCCGATGAACGCGAGGGCGGCATCCGTGCATTGTTGAACCTAGGTCACACCTTCGGTCACGCGCTGGAAGCGGAAACCGGTTACGGCGACGAGATCCTGCACGGCGAGGCGGTGGCCTTGGGCATGATCATGGCCTTCCGGCTGTCGGCGCGCATGGGCTTGGCCCCCGTCGCCGATGCCGACCGCCTGGAAGGTCATCTGGCGGCCATGGGCATGCCCACCCGCTTGTCCAAGCAACGTCATTGGAACGTGGAAAGACTGGTCCACCACATGGCCGGCGACAAAAAGGTCAAGGACGGCAAGATCACCTTCGTCCTCGCCCGCGGCATCGGCAAAAGCTTCCTGACCCCCGAGGTACCGCAACAGGCGGTGCACGACATGTTGGCCGAGTTCATCGGAGCCTGA
- a CDS encoding aminotransferase class I/II-fold pyridoxal phosphate-dependent enzyme, with protein MFNAQLDQLTDYPFQRLTDLLGGAATPDSLVMSIGEPQHPPPPMLARVLAEQAGSWGKYPPANGSPDFRRAVADWLTERFQLPAGMIDADRAILPVAGTREALYLIAQTVITPGQDRPLVLLPNPFYQVYVGAAVMAGAEPYFVAGAHGPASQPDYTTLPDDVLARVKLAYLCSPANPQGSVASLDMLKRHIELARRWNFILAVDECYSEIWDAEEPAGALSACARLDGSMDNVMVFHSLSKRSSVPGLRSGFVAGDTRLMAAFARLRSYGGAATPLPILAAAAALWRDEDHVRENRDLYRAKLDMAERIFAGRFGFVRPAGGFFLWLDVGDGEQAALKLWQQAKIRVLPGKYLSRGDVGDRFIRVALVHDLAITERALTLMAQTL; from the coding sequence ATGTTCAATGCACAGCTCGACCAACTCACCGATTATCCGTTCCAGCGGTTGACCGATCTGCTGGGCGGTGCCGCCACACCCGATTCGCTGGTCATGTCCATCGGCGAACCGCAACATCCGCCGCCGCCCATGCTGGCGCGGGTGCTGGCCGAACAGGCCGGATCGTGGGGCAAGTATCCACCCGCCAACGGCAGTCCGGATTTTCGCCGCGCCGTCGCCGATTGGCTGACCGAGCGCTTTCAACTGCCCGCCGGCATGATCGATGCCGACCGCGCCATCCTGCCGGTGGCCGGCACGCGCGAGGCGCTTTATCTGATCGCCCAGACGGTGATCACGCCCGGCCAGGATCGGCCCTTGGTGCTGCTGCCCAATCCGTTCTATCAGGTCTATGTGGGGGCGGCGGTGATGGCCGGGGCCGAGCCCTATTTCGTCGCCGGCGCCCACGGCCCGGCCTCGCAGCCCGATTACACCACCTTGCCCGACGACGTGCTGGCCCGGGTCAAGCTGGCTTATCTGTGCAGCCCGGCCAATCCGCAAGGTTCGGTCGCCAGCCTGGACATGCTGAAACGCCATATAGAACTGGCCCGGCGCTGGAATTTCATCCTGGCTGTGGACGAATGCTATTCGGAAATCTGGGATGCCGAGGAACCGGCGGGGGCGCTTTCCGCCTGCGCCCGATTGGACGGGTCCATGGACAACGTCATGGTCTTCCATTCCTTGTCCAAACGCTCCAGCGTGCCGGGGTTGCGCTCGGGTTTCGTCGCCGGCGACACTCGGCTGATGGCCGCTTTCGCCCGCTTGCGCTCCTATGGCGGGGCGGCGACGCCCCTGCCTATCCTGGCGGCGGCGGCGGCATTGTGGCGCGACGAGGACCATGTGCGCGAAAACCGCGATCTCTATCGGGCCAAGCTCGACATGGCCGAACGCATCTTCGCCGGACGCTTCGGTTTCGTCCGTCCGGCAGGGGGGTTCTTCCTGTGGCTGGATGTGGGCGACGGCGAACAGGCGGCGCTGAAATTGTGGCAACAGGCGAAAATCCGGGTGCTGCCCGGCAAGTATCTGTCACGTGGGGATGTGGGGGATCGTTTCATCCGCGTGGCTTTGGTCCATGATCTGGCAATTACGGAACGGGCACTGACGCTGATGGCGCAGACGCTTTAG
- a CDS encoding DUF1178 family protein, whose amino-acid sequence MILYTLRCAHDHHFEHWFDNSGDFDAKKAAGQLVCPECGDTKVGKAIMAPNVGKSAAAAPAPACTPMGCGGCQFAGQH is encoded by the coding sequence ATGATCCTCTATACCTTGCGCTGCGCCCACGACCACCACTTCGAACACTGGTTCGACAATTCCGGCGATTTCGACGCCAAGAAGGCGGCGGGCCAGTTGGTCTGCCCGGAATGCGGTGACACCAAGGTGGGAAAAGCCATCATGGCCCCCAATGTGGGCAAGTCCGCCGCCGCCGCGCCAGCGCCCGCCTGTACCCCCATGGGCTGCGGCGGCTGCCAGTTCGCCGGGCAACACTGA
- a CDS encoding UbiH/UbiF/VisC/COQ6 family ubiquinone biosynthesis hydroxylase: protein MIASSPPSLQADVLIVGGGPVGGLTACALAQAGFAVALVEAADPVDLARPGTDGRSIAIALSAKRVFDGAGVWPLLADEAGPILQIRVTDGASPLFLHYDHDAIGDEPFGWIVENTTIRRAIHQRLGQLPGAQVLAPARVAAIDRDADGVTATLADGRTIRAGLVVGADGRGSTIRRLAGIGVQRFGYGQSGIVTTVTHEKPHQGIAHERFLPSGPFAILPMTGNRSSIVWTERLHLADAIVGQSDEDFLAELNTRFGDFLGPVTLAGPRFHYPLTLQLADRAIDHRLVLIGDAAHGMHPVAGQGMNMGIRDVAALAEVIMDARRLGLDVGGPDVLARYQRWRRFDNMLMLGLTDVMVRLFSNDIGPLKLARDLGLAAVQAMPGAKRFFMKHAMGVVGDLPRMMRGEPL from the coding sequence ATGATCGCATCTTCTCCGCCATCCCTTCAGGCCGACGTCCTCATCGTCGGCGGTGGTCCGGTCGGCGGCCTGACCGCCTGCGCCCTGGCCCAGGCCGGTTTTGCCGTCGCCTTGGTCGAAGCCGCCGATCCCGTCGATCTGGCCCGACCCGGTACCGATGGCCGCTCCATCGCCATTGCGCTATCGGCCAAGCGGGTGTTCGACGGCGCCGGGGTGTGGCCGCTGCTAGCGGATGAAGCCGGACCGATCCTGCAAATCCGGGTCACCGACGGCGCCTCGCCGTTGTTCCTGCATTACGACCACGACGCCATCGGCGACGAGCCCTTCGGCTGGATCGTCGAAAACACCACCATCCGCCGGGCCATCCATCAGCGCCTGGGCCAATTGCCCGGCGCCCAGGTGCTGGCTCCGGCTCGCGTCGCCGCCATCGATCGCGATGCCGACGGTGTCACCGCCACCTTGGCCGATGGCCGCACCATCCGCGCTGGCTTGGTGGTGGGCGCCGATGGGCGCGGCTCGACCATCCGCCGCTTGGCCGGTATCGGCGTGCAGCGCTTCGGCTACGGCCAGTCGGGCATCGTCACTACCGTGACCCATGAAAAGCCGCATCAGGGCATCGCCCATGAACGCTTTTTACCGTCCGGCCCCTTCGCCATCCTGCCCATGACCGGCAATCGCTCCTCCATCGTCTGGACCGAGCGGTTGCATCTGGCCGATGCCATCGTCGGGCAAAGCGATGAAGACTTTTTGGCGGAACTCAACACCCGCTTCGGCGATTTCCTTGGTCCGGTCACCCTGGCCGGGCCACGTTTCCATTATCCGCTGACCCTGCAACTGGCCGACCGCGCCATCGACCATCGGCTGGTGCTGATCGGCGACGCCGCCCACGGCATGCATCCGGTGGCCGGACAAGGCATGAACATGGGCATCCGCGACGTCGCCGCCCTGGCCGAGGTGATCATGGATGCCCGCCGCCTGGGCCTGGATGTGGGCGGCCCCGACGTGCTGGCCCGTTATCAGCGCTGGCGCCGCTTCGACAACATGCTGATGCTGGGGCTGACCGATGTGATGGTGCGGCTGTTCTCCAACGACATCGGCCCGCTGAAACTGGCCCGCGACCTGGGACTGGCGGCGGTGCAAGCCATGCCGGGGGCCAAGCGCTTTTTCATGAAGCACGCCATGGGCGTGGTCGGCGATCTGCCCCGTATGATGCGGGGCGAACCCTTATAA
- a CDS encoding site-specific tyrosine recombinase XerD, whose product MASERHKEAFLEMMAVERAAAINTLDAYRRDLDDLDNYLTKRGGSPLSARPADLAGYMRALADAGMATRTQARRLSCLRQFYGFVFAEGWRADDPTSRLDAPRLGRSLPKYLSEKQVGDLLDAARALESPQGEMMTALLELLYATGLRVSELVGLPYSAVARDPALLVVRGKGDKERMVPLSDPARAALRVWLPLRQDLLGKKKTSRWLFPGSGKTGHLTRAGFARALLRVGMKAGIDPRRLSPHVLRHAFATHLLAHGADLRVVQELLGHADIATTEIYTHVLEEPKVRLVNQHHPLAALLKPKS is encoded by the coding sequence ATGGCATCTGAACGGCACAAGGAAGCCTTTCTCGAAATGATGGCGGTGGAGCGTGCCGCCGCCATCAATACCCTGGATGCCTATCGCCGCGATCTCGACGATCTCGACAATTACTTGACCAAGCGGGGGGGGTCGCCGCTTTCCGCCCGGCCCGCCGATCTGGCCGGCTATATGCGGGCTTTGGCCGATGCCGGTATGGCCACCCGCACCCAGGCCCGCCGTCTATCCTGTCTGCGTCAGTTCTACGGCTTCGTCTTCGCCGAGGGCTGGCGCGCCGACGATCCGACCTCGCGCCTGGACGCGCCGCGTTTGGGCCGATCCTTGCCCAAATATCTGTCGGAAAAACAAGTGGGCGACCTGCTGGATGCCGCCCGTGCCCTGGAATCGCCCCAGGGCGAAATGATGACTGCGCTGCTCGAGCTTTTATACGCCACCGGCCTGCGGGTGTCGGAACTGGTCGGCCTGCCCTATTCCGCCGTCGCCCGTGACCCCGCCTTGCTGGTGGTGCGCGGCAAGGGCGACAAGGAACGCATGGTGCCGCTGTCCGATCCGGCCCGTGCCGCCTTGCGCGTGTGGCTGCCGCTGCGTCAGGATTTGCTGGGCAAGAAAAAGACTTCGCGCTGGCTGTTTCCCGGTTCCGGCAAAACCGGCCATCTGACCCGCGCCGGTTTCGCCCGCGCCCTGCTGCGGGTGGGGATGAAGGCCGGCATCGATCCGCGCCGGCTGTCGCCGCACGTGCTGCGCCATGCCTTCGCCACCCATCTTCTCGCCCATGGCGCCGATTTAAGGGTGGTGCAGGAATTGCTGGGCCATGCCGATATCGCCACCACCGAAATCTATACCCATGTGCTGGAAGAGCCGAAAGTCCGGCTGGTCAACCAGCACCATCCCCTGGCGGCGTTGCTGAAACCGAAATCGTGA